One region of Pseudomonas alvandae genomic DNA includes:
- the rfbC gene encoding dTDP-4-dehydrorhamnose 3,5-epimerase, whose protein sequence is MTDFTLQALAPEGLYLIRQKVFCDDRGRFARLFCQSRLTIQGRPFAIRQINHSRTVEKGSVRGLHYQTAGYAESKLITCIRGAVWDVVVDLRPKSPTYLQWHAEELRADDGRSFLIPAGFAHGFQALTDDAEVLYLTDADYAPDHEAGLSVNDPALSIPWPLPVKNLSAKDASHPLLDQNFSGVEL, encoded by the coding sequence ATGACTGATTTCACCCTTCAGGCGTTAGCGCCGGAAGGCTTGTATCTGATCCGGCAAAAAGTCTTCTGCGATGATCGGGGGCGTTTTGCCCGATTGTTCTGCCAGTCCCGCCTCACGATCCAGGGGCGACCGTTCGCTATTCGTCAGATCAATCATTCACGTACGGTAGAAAAAGGTAGCGTACGCGGCCTGCACTACCAAACGGCCGGATACGCAGAGTCCAAACTCATTACTTGCATACGTGGTGCGGTATGGGATGTGGTGGTCGATTTGAGACCAAAATCCCCAACCTACCTGCAGTGGCATGCCGAAGAACTGCGAGCCGATGACGGACGCAGTTTCCTGATTCCTGCCGGCTTCGCCCATGGTTTCCAAGCCCTGACCGATGACGCTGAAGTGCTATACCTTACCGATGCTGACTACGCTCCGGATCATGAGGCCGGCCTGTCAGTCAATGATCCTGCACTGTCTATCCCCTGGCCGCTGCCGGTTAAAAACCTGTCAGCCAAAGACGCGAGTCATCCGTTGCTGGACCAAAATTTCAGTGGAGTTGAGCTGTAA
- the rfbG gene encoding CDP-glucose 4,6-dehydratase — translation MEAMVLNPEFWRGKRVLVTGHTGFKGSWLTLWLQSLGAKVSGFSLDPATQPNLFELARVGEGIDDRRGDLRDLGALLELLADVQPEIVLHLAAQPLVREGYRDPLGTYSSNVMGTLNLLEAVRQVGGVKACVLVTTDKVYANQEWLWPYRENEALGGHDPYSSSKACCELLAQSYAASFFSAERYAEHGLALATARAGNVLGGGDFAPERLIPDVLKAWSADEPVTLRYPQAVRPWQHALEPLAGYLLLAECLYQQGPEFAGAWNFGPGEADMCSVGEVVQLLAERWPQAPGLRIEPSELHEAGLLRLDSSRARQLLGWQPRWSLQQCLAQTLDWHLAWQNGDDMRAITLNQLNLYRGRV, via the coding sequence ATGGAAGCAATGGTCTTGAACCCTGAGTTCTGGCGTGGCAAGCGCGTACTGGTCACCGGCCATACCGGCTTCAAGGGCAGTTGGCTGACGCTGTGGCTGCAAAGCCTGGGGGCCAAGGTCAGTGGTTTTTCCCTTGACCCGGCCACCCAGCCAAACCTGTTCGAGCTGGCCCGCGTGGGCGAGGGCATCGATGACCGGCGTGGTGACCTGCGTGACCTCGGCGCCTTGTTGGAGCTGCTGGCCGACGTGCAGCCGGAGATCGTCCTGCACCTCGCTGCGCAGCCTTTGGTGCGCGAAGGTTATCGCGATCCGCTGGGCACGTATTCCAGCAACGTCATGGGCACGCTCAACCTGCTGGAAGCGGTTCGCCAGGTGGGCGGCGTCAAGGCGTGTGTGTTGGTCACCACGGACAAGGTCTACGCCAACCAGGAATGGTTATGGCCCTACCGCGAAAACGAGGCCCTGGGCGGTCACGATCCCTATAGCAGCAGCAAGGCCTGCTGCGAATTGCTGGCGCAGTCTTATGCCGCCTCATTCTTCTCGGCTGAGCGCTATGCCGAACATGGCCTGGCCTTGGCGACGGCACGGGCCGGCAACGTGCTGGGCGGCGGTGATTTCGCACCTGAGCGCCTGATTCCCGACGTGCTTAAAGCCTGGTCGGCAGACGAGCCGGTGACGCTGCGTTATCCACAAGCCGTTCGTCCGTGGCAGCACGCCTTGGAACCGTTGGCCGGTTACTTGTTATTGGCTGAATGCCTGTACCAGCAGGGACCAGAGTTCGCCGGTGCCTGGAACTTCGGGCCGGGTGAAGCCGACATGTGCAGTGTCGGTGAAGTCGTCCAACTGCTGGCCGAGCGCTGGCCGCAAGCGCCCGGCCTGCGCATCGAGCCGAGCGAATTGCACGAAGCTGGCCTGTTGCGCCTGGACAGCAGCCGCGCCCGGCAGCTGCTCGGCTGGCAGCCACGCTGGTCGTTGCAACAATGCCTGGCCCAGACCCTGGATTGGCATTTGGCCTGGCAGAACGGTGATGACATGCGTGCAATAACTCTGAATCAATTGAACCTCTATAGGGGGCGGGTATGA
- the rfbF gene encoding glucose-1-phosphate cytidylyltransferase has protein sequence MKAVILAGGLGTRISEESHLKPKPMIEIGGKPILWHIMKQYSAHGIHDFVICLGYKGYAIKDFFANYFLHTSDVTFDMCNNRMDVHQNYSEPWRVTLIDTGEETMTGGRLRRAARYLENEEAFCFTYGDGVSDLNIGALVDFHLSHGKLATVTAVQPPGRYGALERDGDAVLGFTEKPRGDGGWINGGFFVLSPKVLPYIADDQTSWEAEPLAALATEQQLQAFQHDGFWHPMDTLRDKNHLEALWQSGEAPWKQWS, from the coding sequence ATGAAGGCAGTTATCTTGGCAGGTGGTCTCGGCACGCGGATCAGCGAGGAGTCGCACCTCAAGCCCAAGCCGATGATCGAGATCGGTGGCAAGCCAATTCTTTGGCACATCATGAAGCAGTATTCCGCCCATGGAATCCACGACTTCGTGATTTGCCTGGGCTACAAGGGCTACGCCATCAAGGACTTTTTCGCCAACTATTTCCTGCACACCTCTGACGTCACCTTCGACATGTGCAACAACCGCATGGACGTTCACCAGAACTACAGCGAGCCGTGGCGCGTGACGCTGATCGACACGGGCGAAGAAACCATGACCGGCGGGCGTCTGCGGCGAGCGGCGCGTTACCTGGAAAACGAAGAGGCGTTCTGCTTCACCTATGGTGATGGCGTGTCGGACCTCAATATTGGTGCGCTCGTGGACTTTCACTTGTCCCACGGCAAGCTCGCCACCGTGACGGCGGTCCAACCTCCAGGACGTTACGGTGCGCTGGAGCGCGACGGTGATGCTGTCCTTGGTTTCACCGAAAAACCACGGGGTGATGGCGGTTGGATCAATGGCGGGTTCTTTGTGCTCTCGCCGAAGGTCTTGCCTTATATCGCTGATGACCAGACGTCCTGGGAAGCCGAACCGCTGGCGGCGCTGGCGACCGAACAGCAGCTCCAGGCGTTCCAGCACGATGGTTTCTGGCATCCGATGGACACCCTGCGGGATAAAAACCACCTCGAAGCCCTGTGGCAAAGCGGCGAGGCCCCATGGAAGCAATGGTCTTGA